TAAAACTTCACGAAATTAATTGCCAAATTACGGTTAAACAATTCTTGTTTAATTTGGGTCGATCAAACCAAATCTATTGATAAAAGTGTTTGAAGATACATTCGTCTTGGTCACAAGACCGATATTTGAAGATTTCATTCTTAAATATCGTTTTTTTAATCTCTTTTGCACCGCAAAGTCTCCCAGCTTTGAAGTAAGCTTAAATCAAATGCTCTATTCTATTATCAAAAAGGATAAGAACATTCTTCATATTTATTTGTGCTCCGAGTAAGGCGGAGGCTAAATTTTCTTGTACCTGCTTAATTTAAAAATTTAGTTATTTTCTAATTATATTTCCAAAATATTATGGTCTTTCTTGCACCTAGGAATATTTTTCAAAAAACAAAAGTAAACGGAATAATCAGAGGGTATCTTTGGAGAGAAATTCTTTTATGCCATATTTCTTTTGGACCTGTTGATAGATATAACTGCCATTTTCAACCTAAGAACCTACCTTCAATTTAAAGACAATGCTGTAGTCTCCTTGTGTTCATTTTTTACTTTTTAATTCTTGATTTTTCATGATAATTTGATTAATTGTCAACTTATTTCAGGACGAGACATTTATATAAATTTTGAAATCAAAACGGCTTATCTCTAGAATTAAAATATTCATATACACTTTCTATTCGCAATAAATCTTCTTTAAAAAAATTCGAGAAATCATCCGCTGGGGCTACCATGCAGGAATAAATTATTTACCTATCAATATTTTGAGAAAGCACTTCTCAGTTGCTATATAGGAGCCGGGCAGCATTATATGCCTGGACATTGGAAAAATGCAGCTATTAATTTACAGTTACCTTTCCAAATTATAAAAAGCTGCTTATTACTATTTTATACTTAATTAGTTGAAATTAAAACTAATTTTCCGTACATTTGTTAGGGAGCATCAATCTGGAAACTAAGATTTCACCTTATTAAAAAAAGATATGTCTGAGAAACAAAATAACCTGTCCGAAATAGCCTTAGAACTAGGCTGGGCAATGACTGAAATGAAAAGTCGCTTACGGCAAAAAATTCAGGCTTGCGTTAACGAGTATGATCCGGATCTTTCCGTTGAACTGGTTGAAATTCTTGGACTTCTATCCCGTAATGATGGAATCAATCAACAAGAAATAGCCAACAAAGTAAGTAAAGATAAATCAAGCATCACCTATCTTATTAATGCCCTTGTAAAAAGAGAACTGGTAGAACGGGTTGCTTATAAAAACGACCGAAGAAACAAGCAGATCTTTCTTACTTCAAAAGGGAAAAAGCTTGTAGAAAAAGTGTATCCATGGGCACTGGAGCTGTATAAAAGAGCAGCAGGAGACCTTCATGAAGACGAAATCAACAAAGCTCTTCTTTTAGTAAAAAAAATGACTGCTAATTTAGAATAATCAGGATTAAAAATAGATAACATGAGAACAATCCTTGTACCTATTGACTTTACACCAACTACAGAAAATGCTGTAAAAGTCGCCGCTGAGTGGGCAAAAAATTATAATTACCAAAACATTATTCTTTTAAAGATTGCCGGAGAATCTGAATTTGATTACCTGCATATTGCAGAAGGCCATTCATTTGTCAATGAAGAAAGTGTTAACAGCCTTTTAGAAAGAACAGAACTACGATTTGACCAGTTAAGTAAGATCGCTGCAGAGATTTCATCAGAGGTAAAAGTCTCCAGACTTTTAAGTGATTGGGCACTGACAAGAAGCATCAATGAGGTATTGAAAAATCAGCCGACAATCGAAATGATTATTTTGGGAAGTGATGATTCCACTTCTTCCCATGAAAGTTTTGTTTCCGATAATATTATCAGTATTGCAAGAACAAGCCCGGTTAAAACCTTGATTGTTCCTAATAGCTATCAATACAGCAGTATTAATAATATTGTGATTCCTTGTGATGTCAATGGAATTAAAAAACTTGAAAGACTGTTTCAGCACAAATCAATAATTCAGAAACAGGATGTGCGTTTATCATTCCTGAATATCAATACTAAAGAAAAAACTGACATCAATGCTGATAAAAAGAAAGAACTGGAAGACTATATTCGTCAGCATTTAACGGAAATTCCCAGCAGTATTTATTATTCTTATGATGAAAATGTGATCAATGGGATTTTGACTTTTACCACTTCCAACAATACTGATCTTATTATTGCTTTACCGGGCAGACATAGCTTCCTTTATTATATGGCGAACAGAAGTATTTCTGAAGGGCTTTATCAAAATACCCATTTACCTGTTTTGATTTTGAAATAAAACTTTGATTTAATATTAACATAGTAAATGTAAAAAATGGAGTCCGTCTCACAAATAGTGAACACGGATTCTTTTCTTTTTATTTTATCGACCTCTTTTTCAAATTTAGTAATTCTTAAACTATATAAAGAAGTCTATAGAATACCTTCGAGCAGGTCTCAGAATATTACTTTTTAAAATTAAATTAAGAGAGAAACTTCTGAGGTCATGCTTCTTTAAATGAATACTCATCATACACTGTATTGATAAGCTGATCTGAATCAATATTTCGAGAAAAAATAGGATAATGAAACCGATCCAGTTTATTAAGAAGATGTATCAGATTCATCTTTTCCTTGTGACTAAGATTTCCTGCAACAATATGAGTAGCCTGACGGATTTTCTCCATTTGTTTTTCCAAAATCATCAGTCCTCTTTCGGAAATACGGATTAATTTACTGCGCTTGTCCAAATCAGAATCTGTCTGTTCAATAAATCCCTGACGTAACAGCCTTGCAATAATGAGCATCCCTACCGGTTTATCCTGAATATTTTTCTTGATCAGAGCCATTTTGGGCATCTCTCCGAAAGCTTTTAAATTGATTAAATAAATAAAGTCTTCCTGAGTTGAAAATTCAGAATCTGATATGGCGGACTTTGAGTAGGTTTTCGCATATCGGTTAAGATGAACAAGCAATGTACTTATGGCACTTTCCGGTGTTCTCCCATTCTCCTTCCCTTCCCAGTAAGGTTCTTCAGAATGATCTTCCTTCCCGGCATTCTCCTTATCAGAAATCCATGCTTTAAAGCCCTGAATAGTTCCCGGGTACAAATCAGGATAAGCATCGACTTCCGTTTCAAAATCCTGCAACAGGTCTATGAAGTCTTTAATAAGCGTATAATTCATTCGTTTCAAATAGTCTACAAAAATACCTAATTTCCTAAAAAATAATTACAATATATACTCAAAACTATACTAAATAGAATTGATTAAGCTGCTCTTCACACAACTTTCTAATAACTTCAATCCAACGGTCTTCATCATTCAGGCAAGGAATATAGGTGAAGTTTTCACCACCTGCTTCCAGAAATGATTCTTTTCCTTCAACTGAAATTTCTTCCAATGTTTCAAGACAGTCTGAAACAAAGGCGGGACAAACAATAGCGAGGTTTTTAATGCCCTGACCGGGTATCGTTTCTAATGTATGATCTGTATAAGGTTCTATCCACTTATCTTTTCCTAACCTGGACTGAAAAGAAACAATTACTTTATCTTTTGGTAATCCAAGCTTTTTGATCACCCTTTCAGTGGTATTAAAACACTGGTGGCGATAGCAAAACGAGTGGCTGGGATGAGCGTCTTTATGGCAACAATCATTCATATTACATGTCTTTGTACGGTCTGTTTTGTAAATATGCCGTTCGGGAACCCCATGATAAGAAAATAATAAGGCATCGAAATTTTCAGGCAGCTTCTCGCGGATACTTTCCGTCAGACAATCAGTATACAGATCCCGGTTATAAAAAGGCTGGATATAATTGATTCTTACATTAGGAAATTTCTTTTTTCTGATTTCTTCGGCTTTTTCAATGACAGTTTCTGTAGTACTCATTGCGTACTGCGGATAAAGGGGAAAGAGTACGATTTCCGTAATTCCTTTTTCAACAAGATTCCTGATCCCCGTTTCAATACTGGGTTCTGCATATCTCATTCCGATTTCAACCGGTATATCAACTACCTTTTGTAGCTTTTGCTGGATCTTTTTCGTTATAACAATGAGGGGTGATCCCTCATCTGTCCATACCGTTTTATAAGCTTCCGCTGATTTTGCAGGTCTGGTTTTTAAAATAATTCCACGAACCAAAAGTGCCCGGAAAATCCATCGATAATCAATTACTTTTTCATCCATCAGGAATTCATCCAGATATTCTTTTACATCTTCTACCGCCGTTGATCTTGGAGAGCCAAGATTGATTAATAAAATTCCTTTTTTGCCCAATTTTCTTTATTTTATTTGTTATTCTGCCAGTGCTTCTTTATAAACTGTCAATGCTCGTTCTCTGGCTTTTGTATGATCTACAATAGGTTCTTCGATATAATCTTCAGGAAGCCACTTCCTAATATACTGAGTGTTTTTATCAAACTTTTTCGTCTGCTCATAGGGATTGAATATTCTGAAATAAGGTGCCGCATCGCATCCACATCCAGCTGCCCACTGCCAGTTACCGTTATTAGCTGCCAGATCATAGTCTAATAATTTTTCAGCAAAATAGGCTTCTCCCCACCGCCAATCAATGAGCAGATGCTTAGTAAGAAAACTTGCCGTAATCATTCTTACCCTGTTGTGCATAAATCCGGTTTCATTAAGTTCTCTCATTCCGGCATCCACAATTGGATATCCTGTTTTGCCTTCACACCATGCTTTAAATTCTTTTTCATCATTCCTCCAGGAAATATTCTCATATTTCTTTTTAAAACAATGGTGTACAACACTTGGGTAATGGTATAAAATCTGCATAAAAAATTCTCTCCAGATCAGTTCATTCAGCCAGACTTCATTATGTTTAACAGCATATTGCACACATTTTCTGATAGAGATGGTTCCAAATCGAAGGGCAATCCCAAGATGAGTAGTACGATCCATGGCAGGAAAATCTCTATAATCACCATAGGAATCTATGATATCTTTATCCAATTTAGGTTCTATCAACTCAAGATCCGTTTTCTCAAACCCAATTTCTTTCAATGAAATAATTTCTGAAAACCCTTCATCATTTGCAAAATGTTCCCAATTTGTTGTAACGGTTTCTATATCTTTCAAATTTTCTCTCCATTTCTTTGAATATGGAGTAAAAACAGTATACGGTGAAAAATCACTTTTCAGAATATTATTTTTTTCAAATATGACCTGATCTTTAAAATCTCTAAATTGTATATGATATTTTGATAACATATCAGCTACCTTTCGATCCCGCTGCATGGCTTGTGGTTCATAATCCCTGTTACAAAATATTGTATCAATAGTAAAATCTTCTGTTAATTTTTTAAAAATATCTATTGGAGTACCATAGAAAACATGAAGTCCACTGTTATGTTTTTTCAACTCTTTATGAATCTTTTGTAAAGCCTGATGAATATAATCTACCCTTCTGTCATACTTGTTCTGAAGCAGATTCAATATCTCTGTATCAAAAATAAAAATTGGAATAACCTTTAATCCAGCATTAAGGGCATGGTGAAGCCCCATATTATCTTCCAGTCTAAGGTCTCTTCTGAACCAAAAAATATTCACTCTATTCATGACCTATCTTTTAAAAATATAAATATTGGTTATTAAAATTAAAACACAAATATACTATTAAAAACGATGTAAGGAATATTAATAAACTAAATATGATTAAAATCAAAGGAAAGAATATCACATTCTAAAATTAATAAGAGGATAAAATACACAATACATAAGGTTGACTCTTGTATAGAATAGTTGACAAATATACCTTTGCATAAACGAATCTATGTGTTCCTTTTATGAAATTTTTCTTATTTACAACCCTCCATCTTTCTACCCTACTATTTGCTCAGGTGGGAATCAATACAGATCACCCAAAAGCAAGCCTTCATATTGAAAGCCCAGCCAACACTCCTGTCAAAGGTCTTATTATTCCCAGTATCACGTCTTTGGAAGCCTATACTATGCCTGTAACAGAAGAACACAACACCATGTTGGTATATATTAAAGATGGCAGTAAAAATACAGCGTCTGAGAAGATGAAATA
This Chryseobacterium sp. G0162 DNA region includes the following protein-coding sequences:
- a CDS encoding MarR family winged helix-turn-helix transcriptional regulator; this translates as MSEKQNNLSEIALELGWAMTEMKSRLRQKIQACVNEYDPDLSVELVEILGLLSRNDGINQQEIANKVSKDKSSITYLINALVKRELVERVAYKNDRRNKQIFLTSKGKKLVEKVYPWALELYKRAAGDLHEDEINKALLLVKKMTANLE
- a CDS encoding MarR family winged helix-turn-helix transcriptional regulator, which encodes MNYTLIKDFIDLLQDFETEVDAYPDLYPGTIQGFKAWISDKENAGKEDHSEEPYWEGKENGRTPESAISTLLVHLNRYAKTYSKSAISDSEFSTQEDFIYLINLKAFGEMPKMALIKKNIQDKPVGMLIIARLLRQGFIEQTDSDLDKRSKLIRISERGLMILEKQMEKIRQATHIVAGNLSHKEKMNLIHLLNKLDRFHYPIFSRNIDSDQLINTVYDEYSFKEA
- the hemH gene encoding ferrochelatase, which translates into the protein MGKKGILLINLGSPRSTAVEDVKEYLDEFLMDEKVIDYRWIFRALLVRGIILKTRPAKSAEAYKTVWTDEGSPLIVITKKIQQKLQKVVDIPVEIGMRYAEPSIETGIRNLVEKGITEIVLFPLYPQYAMSTTETVIEKAEEIRKKKFPNVRINYIQPFYNRDLYTDCLTESIREKLPENFDALLFSYHGVPERHIYKTDRTKTCNMNDCCHKDAHPSHSFCYRHQCFNTTERVIKKLGLPKDKVIVSFQSRLGKDKWIEPYTDHTLETIPGQGIKNLAIVCPAFVSDCLETLEEISVEGKESFLEAGGENFTYIPCLNDEDRWIEVIRKLCEEQLNQFYLV
- a CDS encoding universal stress protein, producing the protein MRTILVPIDFTPTTENAVKVAAEWAKNYNYQNIILLKIAGESEFDYLHIAEGHSFVNEESVNSLLERTELRFDQLSKIAAEISSEVKVSRLLSDWALTRSINEVLKNQPTIEMIILGSDDSTSSHESFVSDNIISIARTSPVKTLIVPNSYQYSSINNIVIPCDVNGIKKLERLFQHKSIIQKQDVRLSFLNINTKEKTDINADKKKELEDYIRQHLTEIPSSIYYSYDENVINGILTFTTSNNTDLIIALPGRHSFLYYMANRSISEGLYQNTHLPVLILK
- a CDS encoding cryptochrome/photolyase family protein, which codes for MNRVNIFWFRRDLRLEDNMGLHHALNAGLKVIPIFIFDTEILNLLQNKYDRRVDYIHQALQKIHKELKKHNSGLHVFYGTPIDIFKKLTEDFTIDTIFCNRDYEPQAMQRDRKVADMLSKYHIQFRDFKDQVIFEKNNILKSDFSPYTVFTPYSKKWRENLKDIETVTTNWEHFANDEGFSEIISLKEIGFEKTDLELIEPKLDKDIIDSYGDYRDFPAMDRTTHLGIALRFGTISIRKCVQYAVKHNEVWLNELIWREFFMQILYHYPSVVHHCFKKKYENISWRNDEKEFKAWCEGKTGYPIVDAGMRELNETGFMHNRVRMITASFLTKHLLIDWRWGEAYFAEKLLDYDLAANNGNWQWAAGCGCDAAPYFRIFNPYEQTKKFDKNTQYIRKWLPEDYIEEPIVDHTKARERALTVYKEALAE